The Paraburkholderia dioscoreae DNA window GTTCTTCGACGAGGCCGCGCCATGCCACATAGCCCGCATACTGTGGCACGATTTCGGGCAGCAGGCGCTGCCTGAGCGTCGAGCGGGTGCCGTCGGCGCCCACCAGCAGATCCGCCTGCTCGCTGCGGCCGCTCGCGAACTGCGCGACGATCTGCTCGCCTTCCATGCGAAAGTCGACGAAGGTCTCGCCGGCATGCAGGTTGGACGCGGGCAGCGCGTTTTTCATGGCACGGTACAGCAGGCTCCACGAAGTCTGCATCTGCGGCATGTGGAGCTGTTCGACCACGCGGTCCTCGCGGTCCAGATAGATGCGATCGCCCGAGGCCACGCCCGGCGGGTCCGGCAGTTCGACGCCGGCGAAGGCGAGCGCATCCAGCACGTCCGGCTGAAGCACGACGCCGCCGCCGCGGCTTTCGAGCTGATTGGGCGAGGTCTCGAACACGTCGACGTCCCAGCCGGCCGCCCGCAACGTATTGGCCGTCAGCAAGCCGCCAAGCGATCCGCCGATCACCACGGCACGCGGTTTTTCGAGCGATCTCATGCTGCTTTCCTTTGCGCTGCCGCACGCAGTGTGTTGATGAAGACCGCGGGCGGCTGCGCACCACTGATCACATCGCCGTCGATGCGGATAGTCGGCACGGCCTGAACGCCCAGGCTGTCGGCCCGCGCGCGCGCCGCGTCGATTGCCTCGTTGCCGGCGGAGCCTTGCAGAGACGCGCGCACTGCGTCCGCGTCGAACGCATGTTCCGCGGCAATCGCGACCAGCGTGTCGAGCGAGCCGATGTCGCGGCCTTCGGAGAAGTAAGCGGCGTAGATTGCCTGATACAACGCGGCCGTCGCGCTCGGGTCGTTGCGCTGCTGCGCGAACTGCATCAGACGATGCGCAAGACGCGTGTTCGGCGTGCGCAGCACCTTGTCGTAATGGAAATGCGCGTCAGCCGCCAGTCCGGCGGCGGTGACCTGCGCATCCATGATTTGCGAGCGCGCCCAGCTGCCGAATTTCCGGCTGCGATAGGCGCGCCGGTCCATGCCTTCGGCGGGCATGGCCGGATTCAATTCGAACGGCACATAGCGGATCGAAACAGTCGCGTTCATGCCGGTTTCCGCCAGCGCCGCCGCGAGATTCCGTTGGCCGATCCAGCACCACGGGCAAATGAAGTCGTAATTGACCTCGACCTGAATGGCTTGCATGTTGCATCCCTCACTAGGTAATGGAGGCAGCTTATCTGTTGCGTTAGCTATGTTGAATGGGTCTAAAATGCAAGCTGGTGTTGCGCTGATCGCAACCAAATTGCAGACGGAGCCGCATATGGACAAATTCCTCGCCATCAAAACGCTGCTGGAAGTGGCGGACGCCGGCGGCTTTTCGAAGGCGGCGCAACGTATCGGGGTGGCGACCTCGTCGGTCACGCGCCTGATGGACTCGCTAGAAGCCTCGCTCGGCACCGCGCTGCTGACCCGCACGCCGAGAAAGGTCAGCCTGACGGATGCCGGCATTGCTTACGTCGAACAGGTCGCCAAGGTGCTCGACGATCTTGCCGAGGCGGACGAGAGCGTTTTCGACAGCGGCGCGTCGCCGGTCGGCGCGCTGCGGATTTCGGTTCCGTCCACCTATAGCCGGCTTCGCCTCGCGCCGCACCTCGCCGCCTTTCTCTCCGAAAATCCACGGGTGTTTCTCGACGTCGTGGTTGCCGATCACTTCGCCGATCTCGCGCTCGACCGGATCGACGTTGCGATCCGGATCGGCCTCGCCGATCGCGACGCCAGCCTGATCGTCAAAAAACTGGCGGACAATCCGCGCTACGTGGTGGCGAGCCACGACTACCTCGAACGCAACGGCACGCCGCAAACGCCGCAGGATCTCGCTGAGCACGAGTGCCTGCGCTTCGCCTATGGCGGCGGCTACCGCACGCACCAGACCTGGACCTTCCGGCGCGAGGACGCCGGGCAACGCGTCGACGTGCACGGCCATCTGCTGTCGAACAATCTCGACATCCTGCTCGAAGCCGTGATGGCGGGACGCGGCATCGCGCTGCTACCTGAATGGCAGGTCGCGGCCGACATTCGCGCGGGCCGCCTGCTGCGTCTGTTCGAACACTTCGACGCGAGTCCTCAGGCGGGCGACGCCGTCGTCTACG harbors:
- a CDS encoding LysR family transcriptional regulator, whose amino-acid sequence is MDKFLAIKTLLEVADAGGFSKAAQRIGVATSSVTRLMDSLEASLGTALLTRTPRKVSLTDAGIAYVEQVAKVLDDLAEADESVFDSGASPVGALRISVPSTYSRLRLAPHLAAFLSENPRVFLDVVVADHFADLALDRIDVAIRIGLADRDASLIVKKLADNPRYVVASHDYLERNGTPQTPQDLAEHECLRFAYGGGYRTHQTWTFRREDAGQRVDVHGHLLSNNLDILLEAVMAGRGIALLPEWQVAADIRAGRLLRLFEHFDASPQAGDAVVYAAYLPNRRQSSKVRALVQFLETRLRASLEG
- a CDS encoding DsbA family oxidoreductase, producing the protein MQAIQVEVNYDFICPWCWIGQRNLAAALAETGMNATVSIRYVPFELNPAMPAEGMDRRAYRSRKFGSWARSQIMDAQVTAAGLAADAHFHYDKVLRTPNTRLAHRLMQFAQQRNDPSATAALYQAIYAAYFSEGRDIGSLDTLVAIAAEHAFDADAVRASLQGSAGNEAIDAARARADSLGVQAVPTIRIDGDVISGAQPPAVFINTLRAAAQRKAA